Part of the Cyanobacteria bacterium QS_8_64_29 genome is shown below.
AACAGCCAGAGTCGCAATTTCAAGACGCCGAGCAGGAAAGCGCCGAGCCGCCACAAGCGGCAGCGAGCGAGGCGTCACAACAGCCGCCGGCGCAACCGTCAGAATCGGAGCAAGCGAGCGAACCGGGCGGCGAGTCCTCCCAAGATCCCGAGACCGCGATCGCCGAGCTGCGCCAGGAAATCGAGACGCTGCGGCAGCAGCTAGAGCAGAAAAACGAGCAGTACCAGCAACTCCAGAACCAGTCGGCCCGCGTGGCCGCCGACTTCGAAAACTTTCGCAAGCGCAGCGAGCGCGAAAAAGCGGAACTCGAGCAAAAAGTCAAGCAAGAAACGCTCGCCGAAATTTTGCCCATCGTCGATAACTTCGAGCGGGCGCGCACCCAAATTCAGCCCCAGACCGAGGGCGAGATGAGCGTGCACAAAAACTACCAGGGCCTGTACAAGCAGCTGGTCGACAGCCTCAAAAGCCTGGGCGTCTCGGCCATGCGACCGGAAGGCCAGCCCTTCGATCCCCAATATCACGAAGCGGTCCTGCGCGAGCCCAGCCAGGCGTACGAAGAAGGCCAAGTGATCGAGCAGCTCATCCGCGGCTACTGGCTCGGTGATCGCGTGCTGCGCCATGCCAGCGTCAAAGTTGCTGCCCCCTCAGAAACCGCCGAAGCCGGCGAGTCCGCTCAACCGGATGAGGCCGCCCAGCCAGGCGAAGCCACCGAGGGCGAATCGCAGCAGTCCGCTTCGGATGCAGCCTCCAACTCGGCCGAGTGCAGCGAGTAACGCTGGTTCCGGCCCCGTTGCTGCCAGGGGACGAGCGTGTTAGTAATGAGCACCGGACCCCCTTAAGGCAGAGCTGCCGCAGCAGCGCGCGGCTGGCGCTTCCCCCCTCCTCCATTGCAGCCCACCCGAGCGCAACCTCGCAACCACTCCTATGGCGGGCAACTACTACGAAATCCTGGGCGTCTCGCAGGATGCCAGCAAAGAAGACATCAAGCGGGCCTACCGGCGCTTGGCGCGCCAGTACCACCCGGATGTCAATAAAGAGGATGGCGCGGAGGAGCGCTTCAAAGAAATCAACCGCGCTTACGAAATCCTCTCCGATCCCGAGATGCGGGCCCGCTACGACCGCTTTGGCGAAGCCGGCATCTCGGCAGGCGCCGGTGGGGGCAGCGGTGCCGAGGACTTTGGCGATATGGGCGGCTTCGCCGATATCTTCGAGACCATCTTTGGCGGCATGGGCGGTATGGGGGGCGGCTCCGGCCGGCGCCGCTCGGGGCCCATGCGCGGCGACGACCTCCGCCTGGATCTCAAGCTCGAGTTCCGCGAAGCGGTCTTTGGCGGCGAGAAAGAAATCCGCATTCCCCACCTGGAAAAC
Proteins encoded:
- a CDS encoding nucleotide exchange factor GrpE: MTNEQSQQPESQFQDAEQESAEPPQAAASEASQQPPAQPSESEQASEPGGESSQDPETAIAELRQEIETLRQQLEQKNEQYQQLQNQSARVAADFENFRKRSEREKAELEQKVKQETLAEILPIVDNFERARTQIQPQTEGEMSVHKNYQGLYKQLVDSLKSLGVSAMRPEGQPFDPQYHEAVLREPSQAYEEGQVIEQLIRGYWLGDRVLRHASVKVAAPSETAEAGESAQPDEAAQPGEATEGESQQSASDAASNSAECSE